One window of the Shimwellia blattae DSM 4481 = NBRC 105725 genome contains the following:
- the hybB gene encoding Ni/Fe-hydrogenase cytochrome b subunit, producing MSSHQLQPLGGKLFSFSVRIFAPLAVICLLLIVKRLFVGLGDVSDLNGGYPWGIWIAFDLLIGTGFACGGWALAWAVYVFNRGEYHDLVRPALLASLFGYSMGGLSIAIDLGRYWNMPNFFLPGHFNPNSVLFETAVCMTIYIGIMSLELLPALLERLGLKVSLRRLNSIMFLIIGIGALLPSMHQSSMGSLMIVAGYKVHPLWQSYEMLPLFSLLTAFIMGFSIVIFEGSLLKASNTVSIDETPLFRKLSGVIKVLLALFLVLRFGELTWHGKWHLLLAGDRYTWLFVAETGLLVISLVMLLSKRVRRSPAGLFSAAVCLLLGAAMWRMNYSLLAFDPGNGYHYFPTLSEIAISVGFVAIEIVAYILLIRLLPVLPAQKRLTTGLKPGLKNEVNS from the coding sequence ATGAGTAGCCATCAGTTACAGCCCCTGGGCGGCAAACTGTTCAGCTTTAGCGTGCGGATCTTCGCTCCGCTGGCGGTTATCTGCCTGCTGCTGATTGTTAAACGGCTCTTTGTCGGGCTGGGGGATGTCTCGGATCTTAACGGCGGATACCCCTGGGGGATCTGGATAGCCTTCGACCTGCTGATAGGCACCGGTTTTGCCTGCGGCGGCTGGGCGCTGGCCTGGGCGGTGTATGTGTTTAACCGTGGTGAATACCACGATCTGGTGCGCCCCGCCCTGCTCGCCAGCCTGTTTGGCTACTCCATGGGTGGGCTGTCGATAGCTATCGACCTTGGCCGCTACTGGAATATGCCGAACTTCTTTTTACCGGGCCACTTTAACCCCAATTCGGTGCTGTTTGAGACCGCAGTCTGTATGACTATCTACATTGGGATCATGAGCCTGGAGCTGCTGCCCGCCCTGCTGGAGCGCCTGGGGCTGAAAGTCTCCCTGCGCCGGCTGAACAGCATTATGTTTCTGATTATCGGTATCGGGGCGCTGCTGCCGTCTATGCACCAGTCCTCAATGGGCTCGCTGATGATTGTGGCCGGGTATAAAGTCCACCCCCTGTGGCAAAGCTATGAAATGCTGCCGCTCTTCTCCCTGCTGACGGCATTTATCATGGGCTTTTCCATCGTGATTTTTGAAGGGTCACTGCTGAAGGCCAGCAACACGGTGAGTATCGACGAAACGCCGCTGTTTCGTAAGTTAAGCGGCGTTATCAAGGTGCTGCTCGCCCTGTTCCTGGTGCTGCGCTTTGGTGAGCTTACCTGGCACGGTAAATGGCACCTGCTGCTGGCCGGGGATCGCTACACCTGGCTGTTTGTGGCAGAGACCGGCCTGCTGGTTATCTCGCTGGTCATGCTGCTCAGCAAGCGGGTACGGCGCAGCCCGGCGGGCCTGTTCAGTGCAGCCGTCTGCCTGTTACTCGGGGCGGCCATGTGGCGTATGAACTACTCGCTTCTGGCTTTCGATCCGGGCAACGGATACCACTACTTCCCGACCCTTTCCGAGATTGCTATCTCAGTAGGTTTTGTGGCCATTGAAATCGTGGCTTACATTCTGCTTATTCGTTTACTGCCAGTGTTACCCGCTCAGAAGCGGTTAACTACCGGGCTGAAGCCCGGACTGAAAAATGAGGTTAATTCATGA
- the hybA gene encoding hydrogenase 2 operon protein HybA → MDRRHFFKLATGGLLLAGSAPLAQAAARNKPPIPGAVGMLFDSSLCVGCQACVSRCQQINQPEAGSTSSQPGEKTWSQNDKLSPWTRNVIQIWRSGDGSHKNQTENGYAFIKKQCMHCVDPNCVSACPVSALTKDPKTGIVKYDASVCTGCRYCMVACPYNIPKYDYDHPFGYIHKCELCNQQGVERIDKGLLPGCCEVCPTGAIIYGTREELLAEARKRLNQVPGSQYAYPRQKVGSRDTYLHSVARYQPEIYGEHEGGGTQVLVLSAVPVENFGLPAIEPLATGARAENIQHTLYKGLVLPAVALVGITCLVKRHSKAEQNAHKEEGDE, encoded by the coding sequence ATGGATCGCCGCCACTTTTTTAAACTGGCTACCGGGGGGCTCCTGCTGGCGGGCAGCGCCCCTCTGGCGCAGGCCGCAGCCCGGAACAAGCCCCCCATTCCGGGGGCCGTGGGCATGCTGTTTGACTCCAGCCTGTGCGTTGGCTGCCAGGCGTGCGTAAGCCGCTGCCAGCAGATCAACCAGCCCGAGGCAGGGAGCACCTCATCACAGCCCGGGGAGAAGACCTGGTCACAGAACGATAAGCTCAGCCCCTGGACCCGCAACGTTATCCAGATCTGGCGCAGTGGCGACGGCAGCCACAAAAACCAGACGGAGAACGGCTACGCCTTTATCAAAAAACAGTGTATGCACTGTGTGGATCCCAACTGTGTCAGCGCTTGTCCGGTCTCCGCCCTGACCAAAGATCCGAAGACCGGCATTGTGAAATATGATGCCTCAGTCTGTACTGGCTGCCGCTACTGTATGGTGGCCTGCCCCTATAACATCCCGAAATACGACTACGACCACCCCTTTGGCTATATCCACAAATGCGAGCTGTGTAACCAGCAGGGCGTGGAGCGCATTGATAAGGGGCTGCTGCCGGGGTGCTGCGAAGTCTGCCCGACCGGGGCCATTATTTACGGCACCCGCGAAGAGCTGCTGGCGGAGGCCCGCAAACGCCTGAACCAGGTTCCGGGAAGCCAGTACGCCTACCCGCGCCAGAAGGTGGGCAGCCGTGATACCTATCTCCACAGTGTTGCCCGCTATCAGCCGGAAATTTACGGCGAACACGAAGGGGGCGGCACCCAGGTGCTGGTGCTCTCTGCGGTGCCGGTGGAAAACTTCGGCCTGCCCGCCATTGAGCCTCTGGCAACCGGGGCCCGGGCAGAGAATATCCAGCACACCCTGTATAAAGGGCTGGTGCTGCCTGCGGTGGCCCTGGTAGGGATTACCTGCCTGGTCAAACGCCATTCTAAAGCGGAACAAAACGCGCATAAGGAGGAGGGTGATGAGTAG
- the hypA gene encoding hydrogenase maturation nickel metallochaperone HypA, whose amino-acid sequence MHELSLAFSVVELLEEQSKSQTFKRVTDVWIDIGALACIEPQALESGLRSASQGTLAQGARFHLRTQPASAWCFECQQPFSTPHHRGDCPRCGSHQIQVAKGDEMRLKEIAVE is encoded by the coding sequence ATGCATGAGTTATCGCTGGCCTTTAGCGTAGTGGAACTGCTGGAGGAGCAGAGTAAAAGCCAGACCTTTAAACGGGTGACCGATGTCTGGATAGACATTGGCGCGCTGGCCTGTATTGAGCCCCAGGCGCTGGAGTCCGGCCTGCGCTCGGCCAGCCAGGGCACCCTGGCCCAGGGGGCCCGTTTTCATCTGCGCACCCAGCCGGCCAGCGCCTGGTGCTTTGAGTGCCAGCAGCCATTTTCCACCCCTCATCACCGGGGTGACTGCCCCCGCTGTGGCTCCCACCAGATTCAGGTGGCAAAAGGGGATGAAATGCGTCTTAAAGAGATTGCGGTAGAGTAG
- the nikB gene encoding nickel ABC transporter permease subunit NikB has translation MLRFIFRRVLLLLPMLLAASAVIFLLLRLGHGDPAMDYLRLSNLPPTAEMLAATRTMLGLDQPLYLQYGHWLWRALHLDFGTSFATQRPVLDDMLHFFPATLLLAGVAFGLILVISVPLGMWAARHREHWPDYLVRLVAFFGVSMPNFWLAFLLVMLFSVQLHWLPPMGYGSWQHIVLPAVSIAFMSLAINARLLRASMLEVAGQRHVTWARMRGLAPRQTERDHILRNASLPVITAMGMHIGELIGGTMIIESIFAWPGVGRYAVSAIFNRDYPVIQCFTMLMVTVFVVCNLVVDVCSAWLDPRIRHHEGAQ, from the coding sequence ATGCTGCGATTTATCTTCCGCCGGGTGCTGTTGCTGCTCCCGATGCTGCTGGCCGCTTCTGCGGTGATTTTTCTGTTGCTGCGCCTGGGGCACGGGGATCCGGCTATGGATTACCTGCGCCTGTCTAATCTGCCGCCTACCGCCGAGATGCTGGCCGCTACCCGGACAATGCTCGGCCTGGATCAACCCCTGTATCTGCAATACGGCCACTGGCTGTGGCGGGCGCTGCACCTGGATTTTGGCACCTCGTTTGCCACCCAGCGCCCGGTGCTGGACGATATGCTGCACTTCTTCCCGGCCACGCTGCTGCTGGCCGGGGTGGCATTCGGGCTTATTCTGGTGATTTCCGTGCCGCTGGGCATGTGGGCTGCCCGCCACCGGGAGCACTGGCCGGACTATCTGGTACGGCTGGTGGCGTTTTTCGGCGTGTCGATGCCCAATTTCTGGCTGGCCTTCCTGCTGGTGATGCTGTTTTCCGTGCAGCTCCACTGGCTGCCCCCTATGGGCTACGGTAGCTGGCAGCATATTGTTCTGCCCGCCGTGTCGATAGCTTTTATGTCGCTGGCGATCAACGCCCGGCTGCTGCGCGCCAGCATGCTGGAGGTGGCCGGGCAGCGCCATGTTACCTGGGCCCGGATGCGCGGGCTGGCTCCCCGCCAGACAGAGCGGGACCATATTCTGCGCAACGCCTCGCTGCCGGTGATCACCGCCATGGGGATGCATATTGGCGAGCTGATTGGTGGCACCATGATCATTGAAAGTATTTTTGCCTGGCCCGGCGTGGGCCGTTATGCCGTATCGGCAATCTTTAACCGCGACTATCCGGTGATTCAGTGTTTTACGATGCTGATGGTGACGGTATTTGTGGTTTGTAATCTGGTGGTGGACGTGTGCAGTGCCTGGCTGGATCCGCGTATTCGCCACCATGAGGGGGCACAGTGA
- the hybC gene encoding hydrogenase 2 large subunit — protein sequence MSQRITIDPITRIEGHLRIDCEIDQGKVVKAWSSGTMWRGMETILKGQDPRDAWIIVQRICGVCTTIHAIASVRAVENALDMEVPVNAQFIRNMIVAAHQIHDHIVHFYQLSALDWVDITSALQADPHKAEAMLKGISSWGLNNAATFTSVQQKIKGLVDSGQLGIFANGYWGHPAMKLSPEANLIAVAHYLQALECQRDANRIVAILGGKSPHIQNLAVGGVANPINLDAPSVLNLERLMYVKSFIDKLGDFITQVYQVDAMLFAANYPQWLEQGKGAHQYLAAPELPMDSKGGSFAMAGGYLQGHDFSTFRPITSHRDPWLINGITESAKHAWYTEDQPLKPWEGSSEPHYTGWQEDGKYSWVKSPSFNGKPVEVGPLAWLLCGLASSHPGTLQHYGRMNAMYQQLTGSALQPAQLESTMGRIIGRAVRAALLQDQLSVQYQALIDNIKAGDTTTWNKPVFPEGEIHGVGFEEASRGMLSHWVVIKDGKIANYQAVVPSTWNAGPRNFDDQPGPYEQALVGTVVQDAEKPLEVVRTIHSFDPCMSCAVHMVDLSGKSLSSTKVL from the coding sequence ATGAGTCAGCGTATTACTATTGATCCCATTACCCGTATTGAAGGCCATCTGCGCATTGACTGTGAAATCGACCAGGGCAAAGTGGTGAAAGCGTGGTCATCCGGCACCATGTGGCGCGGGATGGAAACCATTCTCAAGGGCCAGGATCCGCGTGATGCCTGGATTATCGTGCAGCGGATCTGCGGGGTGTGTACCACTATTCACGCCATCGCCTCCGTGCGGGCGGTGGAAAACGCCCTGGATATGGAAGTGCCGGTGAATGCGCAGTTTATCCGCAATATGATTGTGGCGGCCCACCAGATCCATGACCATATCGTGCACTTTTATCAGCTTTCGGCCCTCGACTGGGTGGATATCACCAGCGCCCTCCAGGCGGACCCGCACAAAGCAGAGGCGATGCTGAAAGGCATTTCCAGCTGGGGGCTGAACAATGCCGCCACCTTCACCAGCGTGCAGCAGAAAATCAAAGGGCTGGTAGACAGCGGCCAGCTGGGGATCTTCGCCAACGGCTACTGGGGCCACCCGGCCATGAAGCTCTCGCCGGAAGCGAACCTGATTGCCGTTGCCCACTACCTGCAGGCGCTGGAGTGCCAGCGCGACGCCAACCGTATTGTGGCTATCCTCGGCGGTAAGAGCCCCCATATCCAGAACCTGGCGGTGGGCGGGGTTGCCAACCCGATAAACCTGGACGCCCCCAGCGTGCTCAACCTTGAGCGGCTGATGTACGTGAAATCCTTTATCGATAAGCTGGGGGATTTTATCACCCAGGTGTACCAGGTCGACGCCATGCTGTTCGCGGCGAACTACCCCCAGTGGCTGGAACAGGGCAAAGGGGCCCACCAGTACCTGGCCGCGCCTGAGCTGCCCATGGACAGCAAAGGAGGCAGTTTTGCCATGGCCGGGGGCTACCTCCAGGGCCACGACTTCAGCACCTTCCGCCCGATCACCAGCCACCGGGATCCGTGGCTGATTAACGGGATCACCGAAAGCGCCAAACACGCCTGGTATACGGAAGATCAGCCGCTGAAACCCTGGGAAGGCAGCTCCGAGCCCCACTACACCGGCTGGCAGGAAGACGGCAAATACTCCTGGGTTAAATCCCCGTCCTTTAACGGCAAGCCGGTCGAAGTGGGCCCGCTGGCCTGGTTACTGTGTGGCCTGGCCTCCAGCCACCCGGGCACCCTGCAACACTACGGGCGCATGAATGCCATGTACCAGCAGCTGACTGGCAGCGCCCTGCAACCTGCCCAGCTGGAATCCACCATGGGGCGCATTATTGGCCGTGCGGTGCGTGCCGCCCTGCTTCAGGATCAGTTATCGGTACAGTACCAGGCGCTGATCGACAATATCAAAGCCGGGGATACCACCACCTGGAACAAACCGGTGTTCCCGGAAGGTGAAATCCACGGGGTGGGATTTGAAGAGGCCTCCCGCGGGATGCTCTCCCACTGGGTGGTGATAAAAGACGGCAAAATCGCCAACTACCAGGCGGTGGTGCCCTCCACCTGGAACGCCGGGCCGCGCAACTTTGACGACCAGCCGGGCCCTTATGAGCAGGCTCTGGTCGGGACAGTGGTGCAGGATGCGGAAAAACCGCTGGAAGTGGTGCGTACCATCCACTCCTTTGACCCGTGCATGTCCTGTGCGGTGCATATGGTGGATTTGTCCGGTAAATCCCTCAGCAGCACTAAGGTACTGTGA
- the nikA gene encoding nickel ABC transporter substrate-binding protein produces MIRISPRALLPLVCLSAALWLSPAPAAELTTAWPVNTGPLNPHLYTPNQMFAQSMVYEPLVKYQADGSVIPWLATGWSRSADGKTWRFTLRDGVTFSNGEPFNARAAKANFDAVLANRKRHAWLELVNQITSVKVLGDNQLELVLKSAYYPLLQELALPRPFRFIAPSQFKGGGTMLGIKAPVGTGPWMVQSSRLNQDDVLVRNPRYWGAKPALDKITIKVIPDATSRAVALETGDVDMLYGDEGLLPLDTFERLRHNPQFTTQLSAPVETIMLALNSNRGATRDLAVREALNYAVDKKTLIASVLYNTQQPADTLFAPSVPYANLHLPARHYDPQKARTLLESAGWVQVPGKAIRERAGQPLVIELAFIGTDALSKSMAEVIQANARAVGIELHLTGEEESSIYARQRDGHFDMVFTRTWGAPYDPHAFMSSMRVPSHADYQAQLGLADKPQIDAGISAILSTTDKTRRQALYREVLTRLHNDAVYLPISYVSQMSVASKKVAPIPFAPMATDIPFEQITLAP; encoded by the coding sequence ATGATACGAATATCGCCCCGGGCGCTGCTTCCTCTGGTTTGCCTCTCTGCCGCTTTATGGCTGTCTCCGGCACCTGCCGCCGAGCTGACGACCGCCTGGCCGGTCAACACCGGCCCCCTGAACCCGCATCTTTACACCCCTAACCAGATGTTTGCCCAGAGCATGGTTTACGAGCCGCTGGTGAAATACCAGGCCGATGGCTCCGTGATCCCCTGGCTGGCAACCGGATGGAGCCGCTCCGCAGACGGGAAAACCTGGCGTTTTACGCTGCGTGACGGTGTCACATTCTCTAACGGTGAGCCCTTCAATGCCCGGGCGGCGAAGGCCAACTTTGACGCGGTGCTGGCGAACCGTAAGCGCCACGCCTGGCTGGAGCTGGTAAACCAGATAACCAGCGTGAAGGTGCTGGGGGATAACCAGCTGGAGCTGGTCCTGAAAAGCGCCTATTACCCCCTGTTGCAGGAGCTGGCGCTGCCGCGCCCGTTCCGGTTTATTGCCCCGTCGCAGTTTAAAGGGGGCGGGACGATGCTCGGTATCAAGGCCCCGGTGGGCACCGGCCCCTGGATGGTGCAGTCATCGCGCCTGAACCAGGACGACGTACTGGTGCGCAACCCCCGCTACTGGGGGGCAAAACCGGCGCTGGATAAAATCACCATCAAGGTGATCCCCGATGCGACCAGCCGCGCCGTGGCGCTGGAGACCGGCGATGTGGATATGCTCTATGGGGATGAGGGGCTGCTGCCGCTGGACACCTTTGAACGGCTGCGCCACAACCCGCAGTTCACCACGCAGCTCTCCGCCCCGGTTGAGACCATTATGCTGGCCCTGAACAGTAACCGTGGCGCCACCCGGGATCTGGCCGTGCGCGAGGCGCTCAACTACGCGGTAGACAAGAAAACCCTGATTGCCAGCGTGCTGTACAACACCCAGCAGCCCGCGGACACCCTGTTTGCCCCCAGCGTGCCCTATGCCAACCTGCATTTGCCCGCCAGACACTATGATCCGCAAAAAGCCCGCACGCTGCTGGAGAGCGCCGGGTGGGTACAGGTGCCCGGTAAGGCTATCCGCGAGCGGGCAGGCCAGCCGCTGGTGATAGAGCTGGCGTTTATCGGCACCGACGCGCTGAGTAAATCCATGGCGGAGGTGATTCAGGCCAACGCCCGGGCGGTGGGCATTGAGCTGCACCTCACCGGTGAGGAAGAGAGCAGTATCTATGCCCGCCAGCGGGATGGTCACTTCGATATGGTCTTTACCCGCACCTGGGGGGCCCCTTACGATCCCCACGCCTTTATGAGCTCCATGCGGGTGCCCTCCCACGCGGACTACCAGGCCCAGCTGGGGCTGGCGGACAAGCCGCAAATTGATGCCGGTATCAGCGCTATCCTCAGCACCACGGATAAAACCCGGCGCCAGGCGCTGTACCGGGAGGTGCTGACCCGCCTGCATAACGATGCAGTCTACCTGCCCATCAGTTATGTGTCGCAAATGTCCGTAGCCAGCAAAAAAGTGGCCCCCATCCCCTTTGCGCCGATGGCGACCGACATTCCCTTTGAACAGATAACACTGGCACCCTAA
- a CDS encoding heavy-metal-associated domain-containing protein, whose translation MKTLLSLALILCALPGWAANKKVTIDVQQMTCPLCVISINQALRGTDGVIKAKASMKTKQADVIVPESFDDQRLLAAIAKTGFTGTIHGVTPAE comes from the coding sequence ATGAAAACATTACTCTCTCTGGCGCTTATCCTGTGTGCCCTGCCGGGCTGGGCGGCCAACAAAAAAGTGACCATTGATGTACAGCAGATGACCTGCCCGCTGTGCGTTATCTCCATTAACCAGGCCCTGCGCGGCACGGACGGGGTTATCAAGGCCAAAGCCTCAATGAAGACCAAACAGGCGGATGTGATTGTGCCGGAAAGTTTTGACGATCAGCGCCTGCTGGCGGCCATTGCCAAAACCGGCTTTACCGGCACTATTCACGGTGTCACCCCGGCAGAATAA
- a CDS encoding HyaD/HybD family hydrogenase maturation endopeptidase, with amino-acid sequence MEALVLGIGNLLLSDEGVGVRAIQALEARWHFPDNITLMDGGTAGMELMEYMASRELLIVIDAVRADYPPGSVFVLEDEQIPALFSKRISPHQLGLCDVLMALRLTGEYPKKLFLVGITPESLDPGMTLTDTIRQQLPGIMEQVITLLLRQGALEIHPQEVLCQAG; translated from the coding sequence ATGGAAGCCCTGGTCCTCGGTATTGGCAACTTACTGCTGAGTGATGAAGGCGTTGGCGTGCGCGCAATCCAGGCCCTGGAGGCGCGCTGGCATTTCCCGGACAACATCACCCTGATGGACGGCGGCACCGCCGGTATGGAGCTGATGGAGTATATGGCCAGCCGGGAACTGCTGATTGTCATCGACGCGGTGCGGGCGGACTACCCGCCCGGCAGCGTGTTTGTGCTGGAAGATGAGCAGATCCCGGCCCTGTTCAGCAAGCGCATCTCCCCGCACCAGCTGGGGCTGTGCGATGTGCTGATGGCCCTGCGCCTGACCGGCGAATACCCGAAGAAGCTCTTTCTGGTGGGGATCACCCCGGAAAGTCTCGACCCGGGGATGACGCTTACCGATACCATCCGCCAGCAGCTGCCCGGGATCATGGAGCAGGTGATAACCCTGCTGCTCCGCCAGGGGGCGCTGGAAATCCACCCACAGGAGGTCTTATGCCAGGCCGGATAA
- the hybO gene encoding hydrogenase 2 small subunit, which translates to MSDQISNLSGQGVSRRTFMKLCAALSATMGLSAHAGSKMASAMSSPERPPVIWIGAQECTGCTESLLRSTHPTLEHLVLDTISLEYHEVLSAAFGHQVEEQKHRAIEKYQGKFVLVVDGSIPLKDGGIYCMVAGKPIVEHIREAASKAAAVIAIGSCSAWGGVPASGPNPTGAVSLQEVIPDIPVINIPGCPPNPHNFLATVAHIITFNRPPKLDAKNRPLFAYERLIHENCERRPHFDAGRFAREYGDEGHRQGWCLYHLGCKGPETYGNCSTLEFCDIGGGIWPVGIGHPCYGCNEQGIGFHKGIAQLAEVYQPTPPAQVPDVQRTEGGKVTLRAVGLLGAVVGAVGGVSVMTVKKLGRNTPPSDDASGDTHHKEKP; encoded by the coding sequence ATGTCAGACCAGATCAGTAACCTCTCCGGCCAGGGCGTAAGCCGCCGGACCTTTATGAAGTTGTGCGCCGCCCTTTCCGCCACCATGGGGCTTAGCGCCCATGCGGGCAGCAAAATGGCCAGCGCCATGTCCTCACCTGAGCGCCCGCCGGTTATCTGGATCGGTGCCCAGGAGTGTACCGGCTGTACCGAGTCGCTATTGCGCTCTACACACCCGACCCTTGAACACCTGGTACTGGATACCATCTCGCTGGAATACCACGAGGTGCTGTCCGCCGCATTTGGTCACCAGGTCGAGGAACAAAAACACCGGGCAATTGAAAAATACCAGGGGAAATTTGTCCTGGTGGTCGATGGCTCCATTCCGCTAAAAGACGGCGGCATCTACTGCATGGTGGCAGGCAAACCGATTGTGGAGCATATCCGCGAGGCCGCCAGCAAAGCCGCTGCGGTGATTGCCATCGGCTCCTGCTCTGCCTGGGGCGGTGTGCCCGCCAGCGGCCCCAACCCGACCGGGGCCGTCTCTTTACAGGAAGTGATCCCGGATATTCCGGTTATCAATATTCCCGGCTGCCCGCCCAACCCCCATAACTTCCTTGCCACGGTGGCGCACATTATCACCTTTAACCGCCCGCCGAAGCTGGACGCGAAAAACCGCCCGCTGTTTGCCTATGAGCGGTTGATCCACGAAAACTGCGAACGACGCCCCCATTTCGATGCCGGTCGCTTTGCCCGGGAATATGGCGACGAAGGCCACCGCCAGGGCTGGTGCCTGTACCACCTGGGCTGTAAGGGGCCGGAAACCTACGGTAACTGCTCTACCCTGGAATTCTGCGATATCGGCGGCGGGATCTGGCCGGTCGGTATCGGCCACCCCTGCTATGGCTGTAACGAGCAGGGTATCGGCTTTCACAAAGGTATCGCCCAGCTGGCGGAGGTCTACCAGCCAACACCACCGGCCCAGGTGCCGGATGTACAGCGCACCGAAGGCGGCAAAGTCACCCTCAGGGCTGTAGGCCTGCTGGGGGCCGTGGTGGGCGCAGTGGGCGGCGTGAGCGTGATGACGGTAAAAAAACTGGGCCGCAACACCCCACCTTCTGACGACGCCAGCGGTGACACGCACCATAAGGAGAAACCCTGA
- a CDS encoding transglutaminase-like domain-containing protein: MERRHFLKGAAVLSTLGLVRPVLAETKTRPAARPAVASNDQRRRFVLTQTYSLKVPAGSAGKVNLWIPVPEDTSFQQLLDLTWKGNFRTASLSANNRFGARMLFVTWPDSKGPLEIRVDMTIATRDWEVLKDNTLADWSLPAGDAVIPDEIKPFLQPTPHIPVDGLVKETALKIIGKEKAPLRQARLLHDWVSTHMHRDDNVIGCGTGDVGQILKTQTLGGKCTDINSVFVALCRAAGIPAREMFGLRLGATRKLGQYSQKAFGSADEHGVAHVSGGQHCRAMFWLAGFGWVPADPADVTKLRLAEKKENGDPAVKAVNDYLFGNWEMNWVGFNHARDFALSPAAEQGDVNNFGYPYAEVDGDPLNFYDPKAFSYDYVSTEQS, translated from the coding sequence ATGGAAAGACGACACTTTCTCAAAGGCGCGGCGGTACTCTCCACTCTTGGTCTGGTACGCCCGGTTCTGGCAGAGACAAAAACCCGCCCGGCAGCCCGGCCTGCGGTTGCCAGTAACGACCAGCGTCGCCGTTTTGTGCTGACGCAAACCTACAGCCTGAAGGTTCCGGCGGGCTCTGCGGGGAAAGTGAACCTGTGGATCCCGGTCCCGGAAGATACATCTTTTCAGCAGTTGCTGGACCTTACCTGGAAAGGCAACTTCCGCACAGCGAGCCTCTCAGCCAATAACCGCTTCGGCGCCAGAATGCTGTTTGTCACCTGGCCGGACTCAAAAGGCCCGCTGGAAATTCGCGTGGATATGACCATCGCCACCCGGGACTGGGAAGTGCTGAAAGACAACACCCTGGCGGACTGGTCGCTCCCGGCGGGCGATGCGGTGATCCCGGATGAGATCAAACCGTTCCTCCAGCCTACCCCCCATATCCCGGTTGACGGGCTGGTCAAAGAGACCGCCCTTAAGATTATTGGCAAGGAAAAAGCACCACTGCGGCAGGCCCGCCTGCTCCATGACTGGGTAAGCACCCATATGCACCGCGATGATAACGTCATCGGCTGCGGCACCGGTGATGTGGGCCAGATCCTCAAAACCCAAACCCTGGGCGGGAAATGCACCGATATCAACTCGGTATTTGTCGCCCTGTGCCGGGCTGCCGGTATTCCGGCCCGGGAGATGTTTGGTCTGCGCCTTGGGGCGACCCGTAAGCTGGGGCAGTATTCGCAAAAAGCCTTCGGCAGTGCCGACGAGCACGGCGTGGCCCATGTCAGCGGCGGCCAGCACTGCCGCGCCATGTTCTGGCTGGCCGGTTTTGGCTGGGTGCCTGCCGATCCGGCGGATGTCACCAAGCTGCGCCTGGCCGAGAAAAAAGAGAACGGCGACCCGGCCGTTAAGGCCGTGAACGACTACCTGTTTGGTAACTGGGAGATGAACTGGGTGGGCTTTAACCACGCCCGTGATTTCGCCCTCTCCCCGGCGGCAGAACAGGGTGACGTGAATAACTTCGGCTACCCCTATGCGGAAGTGGATGGCGATCCGCTTAACTTCTACGATCCTAAAGCGTTCAGCTATGACTATGTCAGCACCGAGCAGTCTTAA
- a CDS encoding mercuric transporter MerT family protein has product MTMSAPSSLKGGLATLLAALLAAGASTLCCIGPLLYLVFGISAAGLIGVPAFDWLQIPMIILSVGLMARGFWRLYLSPRPVCVSVLSRRALVWLYWLSVPLVLALLTYPWVLPWFLGNYE; this is encoded by the coding sequence ATGACTATGTCAGCACCGAGCAGTCTTAAAGGCGGGCTGGCCACATTACTGGCGGCCCTGCTGGCCGCCGGTGCCTCTACCCTGTGCTGTATCGGGCCCCTGCTGTATCTGGTGTTCGGTATTTCGGCGGCGGGGTTAATTGGTGTTCCGGCCTTTGACTGGTTGCAGATCCCGATGATTATCCTGTCTGTGGGCCTGATGGCCCGGGGATTCTGGCGGTTGTATCTCTCCCCCCGGCCGGTTTGTGTCAGCGTACTCAGCCGCCGGGCGCTGGTCTGGCTTTACTGGTTGTCGGTGCCGCTGGTGCTGGCCCTGCTCACCTATCCCTGGGTTTTACCCTGGTTTCTGGGGAACTACGAATGA